The genomic stretch GAGAGATAGGAAGTATTATTGGCAAAGGTGGCAATGTAATAAGGGGATTAAGTAAAAAATTAAATAAAAAGATAAGAGTTATTGAAGAAAGCAAAGATGTTAAAAAAGTTGCTTCTGACTTGTTATACCCTGCAAAAGTTTATGGTATAAACATTGTTTACATGCCTGATGGAACAATAATTAAAAGACTCAGATTAGGAAAAGAATTTGAGCGAAAACTTCCTATTGCAATAAAAAGTGTAAAAGAAATACTTTTGTTGATCACGGGCGAGAATGTTGATATTGTATTTGAATAATTTTTCTAATACTTTCTTTTTATTATAAAATCGCAAAGGTCAGTTAGAAATATTTTTGATTTGTCTTTCATGTTTGGATCTATAGACTCTTTGGCTGCTTTGATTAATCTAGATTCCTTTTCAATACAGTAATCCAAAGCTCCGCAAATTTTCATTATGTCTTTTATTTCGGCTATGTCTTCAGAAGAAGCATTTCTGTTTCCTAAAATGGCCTTAACTTTCTTCAATTGATTTTCATCTGCTAATTCAAGTGTTTTAATTACTAATAATGTATTTTTTCCTTCTTTGATGTCGCTGTCAACAGGTTTTCCAGTTGTCCCTTCTTCTCCAAAGACCCCAAGAATATCATCATGGACTTGAAATGCTCTTGAAAGATTTATAGAGTAAGTATCTAATGAGCAGATATCTGCCTTCTCAGTGAAAAGAAGGCCAATTTTTAAAGGGTATTTAAAGAGGATACCGGTCTTGTGGTCTATCATTTCAAAATATTTGTCTTCGTTTCCACCTTTTTGTTCCATCAGAATATCTAATAACTGGCCCTCGTTTAATATTTTGTACATTTCTCTCTGCATTATCATTGCTTGAGTAACTATCTTATCCTCAAATCCACTTGATCTTATTGCCTTCCCACTTAAAGCATAAAGTATGTTAGAGCCCAAAACTGAAAGTGCGTAAGAATATCTAGAGATTGCTCTTTGCATCAGAAGTAGTTGAGAAAGCCCATCTTTTTTAATCCAGTTGCCACCCTCATAATAGGGATTCAAGTCAAATCTTGTAGATTTCAAAAATTTTTCTGCATATATTGCATTGAATGTTTTTTCTCCATGCCTTACTACGTCTTCATCCATAGCGTCGTCAAGTATAAGGGAAGAAGAATGAAGAAGCTCAAATGCTATAGATGTTCTTAAAATTTTAGGATTATAGTCTGAATAACCACAATAGGCCATTATACACATTATTGGTCTAAGGCGTTTTCCGCCAAGGAGCGTGTGATGTCTTATATCTTTATAAAAATCACAAAGAGTATCATTATCAATAGATTTTAATTCTGCTTCAAAAAATTTTTTAATTTCTTCTTCTATATCTTTTTTGAGCTCGCCTGCGACCTTAGCAAAGTCCATTGTTGCACCTTTAACAAATTTTTTATTTTTAGTTTAAATAAGTTTTGAACATAGCTTTTAAAGGGAAATTAATAAATCATTTTAGATGCCAATAAAGAAAACTGATGCTAACTCATTTTACACCGGAAAGCTACAGAAAGGTTGCAAATTGTGTATTAAAGGTAGGAAATCTGTACTTTTTGTCACTGGAATTTGCCACGTAAATTGTTATTATTGTCCCGTATCGAATGAGAAAAAGGATAAGGATATCTCGTACATCAATGAGAGAAAAATAGAAAAAAAAGGAGATATTTTAGAAGAGATAAATGCCTGTAGGTCAAAAGGAATCAGTTTTACTGGGGGGGATCCTCTTCTAAAAATAGACAAATGCCTTGACTATGCTAAACTAATCAAAGAAAATTATAGTGACCACCATATCCATCTATATACAGGCAGTACTGATAAAACATCTAAAAAGCTATGCAAACTAGAAGGATATGTCGATGAAGTTAGATTCCACGTTAAAAATGAAAAAGAAGTATCCAGACTAAAGAGCATTATTAATATGGATTATAGTTTTGGTATTGAGATCCCTGTTATACCAGGAGATTTTCAAAGAATTTGCTCGATAATTGAATCGGCATCTTCTGTTGGCTTCTCTTTTGTCAATTTGAATGAATTTGAATATACAGAAACAAATTGGGAGAATCTTTCTAAAAAGGGTTTTGATTTTGATGACGATACAAGTATGATAAAGGGTAGTAAAGATCTATCCCTGAAATTATTAGAGAAGTACAAAAATCTCCCGATATCGATCCATTTCTGCCCTTCTGTTCTAAAGGATGCGATCCAACTTAGGAGGAGATGGGAGAGACGGGCAAAGAATACAAAAAAATATTATGAGGAGATTGAAGACTGCCTAATAGTAAAAGGTGAGCTATCAGGGGACATAAAAGAAATAGTAAACTATCTTAACGAGGAACTTAATATTTCTAAAAAGATGTATGAAGTTCAGGAAAACAAGGTATTCACCCACTGGGCGATAGCAGAGGATATATCTGAGGATAAAGAAATATCAAAGAAGATAAAATCAGCAATAATAAAAGAATACCCGATATATAAAAGAGTTATAGCTGAATACATCCCTCTTTAAATCAACTCATTTTTAGGAATACTAGATGACTTTGGGGATTTTGGTTTTCTATTCAAAGTTCCAAGTAGTACGCCAAATTCCATTGTGACTGCACTAAGCAGCACTCCAAATATTATGTACATTGAAGGAGATATGTTTGATTTTTTTAATTCGATTTCTGTTTTGACAAGCTCTATCCTTGCATCAATTTCGCTGACTTTGGCAGTTAATCCAAGCTCTTGGTATGCCAATTTTGCTTTTTCATACTCTTCAAGAGCTTTTGGATAATTTTTCTTTGTGAAGTATTCGTTTCCCTGTGAATAATAGTTCTCTGCTTCTTTTACAAGAGCTGAATCTTTAATTGTAAAAGAGATCGATTCAGTAGTGGCTCTCTTATTGCCATATGGATCAAAATACTCAACCATTACATCAGTCTTGTAGTTTCCAGCGGGAGTGTCGCCTTTTGCAGCTATTGTTAATGTGACGTTTCGTGACTCTTGTGATCTCATTAGCCCAATTGACTCTACATCTAAAGATGTTGTAAAATTGTTAGTTGAAGGAACAGTTAATTTAATATTGTTTCCGTATCCAACGCCATAGTTTGATATCTTAAATGGGATCTTTATACTCTGACCCTGAAAGACTTCTATTGGTTGGGAAGATAATTCTACTTTAAGAGTAGGAAATTCTTTAATTACTTTGAATTCAATTTCTTTCATAAGCAAATAAGGTTTGCATCCTTGTCGGCAATTTCCAATTTCCCCCTTAATCTTTAAGGGTATTTTATAGGTGCCGGCGTCAGCATTATTTTCAATTTGGATTGATAGCCTTATACTAGCCTTGTCTTGCACATTAATAGTATGATCCCCATCCCCAGGCACAAATTCTTTTTCGGCGTCTATAAGTTTTACATAATTTCTAATATCAGAAGGGATTTCATTTAATTCGATTACCCCTTTTAAGTCCCAGAGCATCTCAGAAGTCGTATTATGTAAGTTTACATCAATAAATATTAGTTTACCTGGCTCAACTTCCTTAGGATACGTTAATTCTACCTGTGGATCGGCATCTGCTGCACTATACAAAGGTAACAAAATCAAGGAAATAAGCAGTAAAGGTAAGGCCTTCTTCATCATAAATGATAGTATATAATAAGTCTTTTAAGCGTTACCCCATATATTTTTTTAATGAACAGACGTTTTTTCTCGGTTTTTACCTGCTTGATGCTAATATGCTCGATAAATTTCGTATTAGCGGCTGATGAAAAAAAAGAAGTAACCATAATGATACATCTTTATGAAAAAGAAAACGAAAGTTATACCATATCAGGAGATATCTATAATTACGAGATAAGGCTCGTAGATGTAGATGTCTGTGATCCAGACCTATATCTGGGCACTTCTTGTATTAATACTATAGAACTTAATATACTTCAGAAACATAAGTATACAAATGAAGTCATTAAAACAGTAGTAGTACCTGACATTGTAAAGGTCAGAGATATCGAAATGAGTAATGAATTTGAAGATATTAAATTTGATGCAATATTTGTATTTACAATTTACTTTGACCGTGGTGCTGCAAACTTCAAGATTAATTATACGAAAAAAGATGTTGTGAGGGGCATGAATCTTGTTTATTCAGGAGAGCTTACCGATACACCACTTTCACTTTATTTTGGAGAGGGGGATAAAGTATACCCAGTGATTGTGAATAGCACTGGGGAAAGACTTATTGTTAACGTTAGGGATAATCAAGATTCAAAAACTCTATATGGGTTACCGGATGATATTCTTGCATTTGGTTCAATCATGGTAAGAGTCATGAACAAAACAGATAATGGTATAAGATTTACAATTTATTCGCCCTCAAACGTGAAGTCATTGGAAAAATCTGAGATCTCGTTGAGAAAAGGAGAAACGAGTAATATCGGAGGCATGGACTTTAAGATTTCAGATGCTTCGGCTCTTTCAGCAACAATTAATGTAGATAATCAAGATTATGCAATAAGAAAACGCTCATTTAAAGGAATCAGCAATTTTATCTTTGAAGTAAACGATGTAGCGAGGGATACTGTAAAGTTAAACATTTACCATCAGCCATCAGTTTCTATCGTAGGATATAACCCAAATGTTAGCCTCACAGTCACGAAAAAACTTGAATCTGAAGAGGGAGATATATTCGAAATACCTTTCACTCTTGCAAATACCGGCAGAGCTCACGCAAATAATCTAAAAGTCAATTTACAGAGCTCATCTGGAAACATTGTTGAAGGATCATGGAGTGGTTCACTAAATGTTGGAGAAACTAAAGAACTTAAATTTAAAGCAAGATTTGATGAACCTGGAGACTATGTATTAATTTTTAATGTAAATGCAGGCCAAACTACTGAAGGGTTTCAAGAAGAGGTAAGTGTAAAATCTAAAGTAACTTCAGTGCTAAAAGAGGGCCCTATGAAATCCCTAATTTTTATAGCTGGCGAATACATCCTAACTCCGGATAGGATTAGATTGGCCCAGAATTCTATTAATATCTTTTTATATGTAGGAATTTTATTGTCAAGTTTAATAGTAATAAATTCTGCAAGGCAAAAACTTCCTAACATGGAAATACAACAGAAAAGGCCTAAGAAGAATATTGTAAAAAGAAAACAGGAAACTAGTAATGTAAATGGCCGGCCCATCAAAAGAGAAGAAGCACCAACTATCAAGAAAAGAAATGATGTAGCAATGGGTCAAGAAAGAATAAAACCGCCAAGAGAAAGAAAAGAGGGCGGCATTAAAAAGAAAAGTGTAAAAAAGAGAGAATGATTATCTCCTTTTTCGTAATGCAATATATATCGCACCTAATAATGTGCCCCCAAGAATTCCAACTTCTTCAAATGGAACATTTTTAGTTTCGCCTTTCGGCTGCTCCACTTCAGGTGGTTTATCAACAACTGATTTGTTCTCTTCTTCTGGAGTTTCAACTATTTCTTTTTCTTGAAGTAATAAGTATATTCTATTATCATTGGAGCCAACGATAATATCCTGTTTGCCATCTTTATTGATATCAATTATGTAAAAAGTTTCAATCCAGCCTTGAGTTTGGAACTTATATTCAGTGCTACCAGTGTTATAATCAATAATATAAAGATTATTGTCTTTGCATCCGGCAACTAAATAGTTAGTATTTTCTTCCTTAATTACGTCAATCATGAATATTCTGTCTGGCAGATCGAATCTTTTCAGAAATCCGCCTTTTGAGTCAAGAACTATTATTTCTCCATTGTTACCGGCAATAATTACTTCATCTCTGCCATCGTTATTTACATCAAAAAGTGCTGATGCGCTTGATTCAGTTTCTGTTCTAAATTCCCACATTGACACTAAATTCCTGTTTAAAGAGTAGACAACTGTTCCTTTCCAGTTTTGAGAATCTTCTCTAAACCAACGGGATACGTGAATAATATTGTTGTATCGGTCAAGATAAAGGTCTCTTAGGATATGTTTTGTTGTGTAAGATTTAGTAAGCTTTCCTAGACCATCAAGCATGTAAGTATTGTCCCAAGATACGATCATGATTTCGTTTATCCCGTCTTCATTAAGATCCACGATAAGAGACCTAAAGTTATACCCTCTAGTTTTGTAGTCCCAAAGTAGATTAAGTTCCTCATCAAAAAGATAGACATTACCATCGTCAGCACCAACAAGTGTTTCATAGGTTCCGTTTGAGTCGACATCCCCTATATCTACATCAAGTACTGATCCCAAAATAGGTATGATCACAATTTCATTTCCTTGAGAATCAAGGAAGTAAACTAATGCATTATATATCTCTTTTTGGGAAACAACTCTATTTTCTGTTCCCAAGATAATTTCGTTTCCTTGGGAATCAAGAATATCCATGACTTTCATCATTGAAAAAGAATTATTTGATTCTAGAGTCCACTTGAGAGTTCCTTTATCGTCTAGACAGAAAAACTTCTTACCGGCTGTATAGGCAAGAATCTCATAATTTCCATCGCCATTTAGATCACTTGCCATAACGTTTAGTATATCAAATTCATCGTTGTGAATTGATTTACTTTCAAATTCTAAAGACATTGCGGAAGATATTGTTCCAATTGAAAATAGTAAAATAATTAATATGGCTATAATTTTAAATTTCATATGACCACGAAACAGATTATTTTTTCTTTTATTTAAAACTATTCGTAAATGAGTCAATAAAAATATTATAAAAAATATATAGGCCCTATATTTTAAATAAATATCCAAAACTTTTTAAGGATTGATTTTAGAAGGAGTTCAGGTGTAATTATGGCCCAAGACAAGGAAAATAAATTAATCCTATTATTTGAAGAGATAGATATAGATGATATTCCTTTTGTAGGTGGTAAGAATGCCTCTCTTGGTGAGATGATAAGAAATCTTAAAAGCAAGGGGATTAAAATCCCTGAAGGATTTGCCATTACATCTTATGCTTATGATTATTTTTTAAAGAATGCTGGGATAGAGAAAAAGATAAAGGACATTCTAAAGGACCTTGACACAAACATTTACGAAAATCTTGCAACGCGGGGAGAAAAAATAAGACAGGCCATAATTGAAGCAGAATTTCCTGATGAGTTAAAGAAAGAAATTATTAAGGCTTATGGAAAGTTAGAAGAAATATATGGTAAAAATGTGGATGTTGCTGTGAGGTCGTCCGCAACTGCTGAAGACCTTCCCGATGCTTCATTTGCAGGCCAACAAGAAACTTTTCTTAACATTACCGGCCCAGATGCCTTGATTTTATCATGTAAAAAATGTTTTGCTTCTCTATTTACTAATAGAGCCATATCATACAGACACGATAAGGGGTTTGACCATTTCTCAGTCAAACTCTCAATAGGCGTTCAGAAAATGGCTAGAAGTGATACTGGGTCAAGTGGCGTTATATTCACTATTGATACAGAGTCTGGTTTTAAAGATGTAGTTTTAGTTACTTCTATTTATGGTCTTGGTGAGAATATTGTTCAGGGTACTGTAAATCCCGATGAATTTTATGTCTTTAAACCTACTTTAAAGAAAGGTTACAAATCAATCATCAATAAAAAACTTGGATCGAAACAGAGAAGAATGATTTATTCTGATGACCCTAATGAAAGTACAAAAAATATAAGGGTCGATGAAAAAGAAAGAAACAAATTCTCAATAACTGATGAAGATGTCCTAAAACTTGCCAGATGGGCGGTAATAATAGAAGATCACTATTCTAACAAAAAAGGTAAACAGACACCCATGGACATTGAATGGGCAAAGGATGGAACTAACGGGGAGCTTTACATTCTGCAAGCAAGACCTGAAACTGTTCATTCTCAAAGAGATTTCAATACAATAAAGACCTACATCCTGAAAGAAAAAGGGAAAAAGCTTGTGACAGGTCAAGCAGTTGGAGATCTAATTGGGCAGGGAATGGTCCATATCATAAGGACCCCTAAGGAAATTTCTCTTTTCAGAGAGGGGGAAATCCTTGTAACAGAAATGACAGACCCAGATTGGGAACCTGTTATGAAAAAAGCAAGCGCTATTGTGACAAATAGAGGTGGGAGAACCTGCCATGCAGCTATAGTGTCACGGGAACTTGGTATACCGTGCATCGTTGGAACTGATGACTCAACTGAAGTTTTGTCTGATGGACAGAAAGTTACTGTAAATTGCGCTGAAGGGGAGATAGGTGCAGTATATGATGGGTTACTAAAATATGAAGTGGAAGAAATAGATATACAGAAACTTCCAGAAACTAGAACTAAGATAATGATGAACGTGGGAATACCAGAAAAAGCATTCTACCAGTCACAGATCCCAAACGATGGTGTTGGATTAGCAAGAGAAGAGTTTATTATTAATTCTTACATAGGGATCCACCCAATGGCCCTTGTTAACTTTGAAGAGTTGAATGAAAAAGCAAGATACGATATGGCTGTTGCAGAAGTTATAAAACAGATAGAAGATAAAACAGGTGGATACGCGGAAAAAACTCACTTCTATATTGACAAGCTTACATATGGCATATCAATGATTGGGGCAGCATTTTATCCTAAAGACGTCATTCTTCGTCTAAGCGACTTCAAATCCAATGAATATGAGAATCTTATTGGTGGGAAGTTCTATGAACCTAAGGAAAGCAATCCAATGATCGGTTGGAGAGGGGCTTCTAGATACTACGATGAAAAATTCAAGCAAGGTTTTGCCCTTGAGTGTAAGGCCATTAAGAGGGCTAGAGAAGAGATTGGACTGGATAACATCAAGCTGATGGTTCCATTTTGTAGAACGCCTGCTGAAGGTAGAAAAGTTATAAACACTTTGAAAGAGTTTGGACTAGTCCAAGGCGAGAATGGCCTTGAAGTTTATGTGATGTGTGAAATCCCTTCAAATGTTCTTGCCGCAGACGAATTCTGTGAGATATTTGATGGATTCTCTATTGGTTCAAATGATCTTACGCAACTTGCCCTTGGTCTCGATAGAGATTCAGAGATTGTTTCAAGCATCTATGATGAAAGGAACATTGCAGTCAAAAGATTGATTAAAAAGGCAATTGAAGTAGTGAAATCAAAGAGCAAAAAAATAGGCATATGCGGTCAAGCGCCGTCAGACTTCCCAGAGTTTGCATCCTTCCTAGTTGAAAGCGGGATAGACTCAATAAGCTTGAATCCAGACACAGTCATAAAGACTAGACTAAACGTTTGGGAAAAGGAAAAAGAGATGGGGTTCATATAGGTAATGTTTGAATCGCTAGTTTCGTCAATCGTTTTAGGTGTCACAGCGGGATTATGCCCCTTAAATCTTTTTTTTATTATTCCTATTTTTCCAAAAGTTTTGGGGGTGCGAGCCCCACTTAATGCTATTTTATTTTCTTTAGGTGTGTCTACAATATTTATACCCCTTGGACTTTTGGGTAATTTTGGAGTTTCTTCAATATTTAATTCAGATACTAGATTAGGATTCTTATTAGGGGCAGTAATATCTATTGCTATAGGGCTAATACTTCTAAGAGTAATAAAAATTAGTTATATTCTATCAGTAAAAAGAGAGAGAAAATTTTACGGTTCAACTCCATATACGTATGGAATTTCATATGGATTAATAACGATTGCAAGGGCCGCCCCACTTTTGATATCATTAATATCAATAGTTTCCCTAGAAAAAAATATATTGGTAGCAATAGCTTCCCTTTTGATTTACTCTTTCTTAGTTGGCATGCCTCTTATTGTAATTTCTTCAGTTTTTGGATTAAAGCGGGTTGAAGATTTTATTAAGAAATACTCAAAGTCATTAGACAGGACAAGTGGCTTGATGCTGGTACTAATTGGATTGTATTACCTATATTTATTTCTCTATTGATATAAGGTATTTAATGAATTTATATTATTTTAATATAAGAGATAATATAGAACAAATTTTATAATTTGTTTTAATTTTTAGTATTATGTCCTAATATAATAGATAAACTTAAATAGGGTTATACTGAACTTCAATAGCCGGATAGAAGGTGATGACATTGAATGTTTCAGAAAGATCGTCAACGATAAGTTATGCTATTCGAGATGTAGTTGAATATGCAAGAAAACTTGAATCTAAAGGAGACACTATACTAAAATTAAATATAGGAGACCCATTAAAGTTTGACTTTAAAACTCCAGAACCTATGGTAGATGCCATCATCAATGCGGCTAGAGGCAGTTTTAACGGATATGAGGATTCTCTTGGAAATACAGAATTGAGAAGAGTCATTGCCGAAAGAGAATCTAAAAACAACGGAAAGATATATCTAGAAGATGTTGTTATAACTGCAGGCGTAACTGAAGGTGTCAATTTAGTCTTTGGTGCTACACTTGAGCCTGGGGACGAAGTGCTAGTTCCAGGCCCAGGTTACCCAACATATACGGCATATGCAAATTATTTTGGTGCAATTCCTATTCCATATAGGACTATTGAAGAAGAGAACTGGAACATCGACGTTCAAGACCTCAAATCTAAGATAACAGATAGGACAAAATGCATAGTCATAATAAATCCAAATAACCCCACAGGTGCAACATATTCTAAAAAAAATCTAAAAGAGATACTTGATATTGCTATTGAACATGATCTCTTTATTATTTCTGATGAGATATATGACAGAATCACATTTAAAGATTCTTTTGTGAGCCCGGCTTCCATGACTGATGAGGTTCCCATAATAACATTCAA from Methanofastidiosum sp. encodes the following:
- a CDS encoding polyprenyl synthetase family protein, which translates into the protein MDFAKVAGELKKDIEEEIKKFFEAELKSIDNDTLCDFYKDIRHHTLLGGKRLRPIMCIMAYCGYSDYNPKILRTSIAFELLHSSSLILDDAMDEDVVRHGEKTFNAIYAEKFLKSTRFDLNPYYEGGNWIKKDGLSQLLLMQRAISRYSYALSVLGSNILYALSGKAIRSSGFEDKIVTQAMIMQREMYKILNEGQLLDILMEQKGGNEDKYFEMIDHKTGILFKYPLKIGLLFTEKADICSLDTYSINLSRAFQVHDDILGVFGEEGTTGKPVDSDIKEGKNTLLVIKTLELADENQLKKVKAILGNRNASSEDIAEIKDIMKICGALDYCIEKESRLIKAAKESIDPNMKDKSKIFLTDLCDFIIKRKY
- a CDS encoding 4Fe-4S cluster-binding domain-containing protein — translated: MPIKKTDANSFYTGKLQKGCKLCIKGRKSVLFVTGICHVNCYYCPVSNEKKDKDISYINERKIEKKGDILEEINACRSKGISFTGGDPLLKIDKCLDYAKLIKENYSDHHIHLYTGSTDKTSKKLCKLEGYVDEVRFHVKNEKEVSRLKSIINMDYSFGIEIPVIPGDFQRICSIIESASSVGFSFVNLNEFEYTETNWENLSKKGFDFDDDTSMIKGSKDLSLKLLEKYKNLPISIHFCPSVLKDAIQLRRRWERRAKNTKKYYEEIEDCLIVKGELSGDIKEIVNYLNEELNISKKMYEVQENKVFTHWAIAEDISEDKEISKKIKSAIIKEYPIYKRVIAEYIPL
- the ppsA gene encoding phosphoenolpyruvate synthase; translation: MAQDKENKLILLFEEIDIDDIPFVGGKNASLGEMIRNLKSKGIKIPEGFAITSYAYDYFLKNAGIEKKIKDILKDLDTNIYENLATRGEKIRQAIIEAEFPDELKKEIIKAYGKLEEIYGKNVDVAVRSSATAEDLPDASFAGQQETFLNITGPDALILSCKKCFASLFTNRAISYRHDKGFDHFSVKLSIGVQKMARSDTGSSGVIFTIDTESGFKDVVLVTSIYGLGENIVQGTVNPDEFYVFKPTLKKGYKSIINKKLGSKQRRMIYSDDPNESTKNIRVDEKERNKFSITDEDVLKLARWAVIIEDHYSNKKGKQTPMDIEWAKDGTNGELYILQARPETVHSQRDFNTIKTYILKEKGKKLVTGQAVGDLIGQGMVHIIRTPKEISLFREGEILVTEMTDPDWEPVMKKASAIVTNRGGRTCHAAIVSRELGIPCIVGTDDSTEVLSDGQKVTVNCAEGEIGAVYDGLLKYEVEEIDIQKLPETRTKIMMNVGIPEKAFYQSQIPNDGVGLAREEFIINSYIGIHPMALVNFEELNEKARYDMAVAEVIKQIEDKTGGYAEKTHFYIDKLTYGISMIGAAFYPKDVILRLSDFKSNEYENLIGGKFYEPKESNPMIGWRGASRYYDEKFKQGFALECKAIKRAREEIGLDNIKLMVPFCRTPAEGRKVINTLKEFGLVQGENGLEVYVMCEIPSNVLAADEFCEIFDGFSIGSNDLTQLALGLDRDSEIVSSIYDERNIAVKRLIKKAIEVVKSKSKKIGICGQAPSDFPEFASFLVESGIDSISLNPDTVIKTRLNVWEKEKEMGFI
- a CDS encoding KH domain-containing protein, whose protein sequence is MELPFCEICLKTGMLCPGCTAKIKDGELNDNDLEIAKELYRLSQENKGLKDVKFKRSIKVGSLIIILIEAGEIGSIIGKGGNVIRGLSKKLNKKIRVIEESKDVKKVASDLLYPAKVYGINIVYMPDGTIIKRLRLGKEFERKLPIAIKSVKEILLLITGENVDIVFE
- a CDS encoding aminotransferase class I/II-fold pyridoxal phosphate-dependent enzyme yields the protein MTLNVSERSSTISYAIRDVVEYARKLESKGDTILKLNIGDPLKFDFKTPEPMVDAIINAARGSFNGYEDSLGNTELRRVIAERESKNNGKIYLEDVVITAGVTEGVNLVFGATLEPGDEVLVPGPGYPTYTAYANYFGAIPIPYRTIEEENWNIDVQDLKSKITDRTKCIVIINPNNPTGATYSKKNLKEILDIAIEHDLFIISDEIYDRITFKDSFVSPASMTDEVPIITFNGISKIYLAPGWRVGYMAFYNWDTLFDIKEGIMKELRARISANSICQVGAIEAYKSSEKYLVEMVSKLKQRSEFAYKRLNEIPGISTAKPMGGLYIFPKIELENRWKDDKEFVYEFLKMKKVLLVHGSGFCPTYGKDHFRSVFLPPVETMEDAFSRLEDFMKTKK
- a CDS encoding WD40 repeat domain-containing protein — its product is MKFKIIAILIILLFSIGTISSAMSLEFESKSIHNDEFDILNVMASDLNGDGNYEILAYTAGKKFFCLDDKGTLKWTLESNNSFSMMKVMDILDSQGNEIILGTENRVVSQKEIYNALVYFLDSQGNEIVIIPILGSVLDVDIGDVDSNGTYETLVGADDGNVYLFDEELNLLWDYKTRGYNFRSLIVDLNEDGINEIMIVSWDNTYMLDGLGKLTKSYTTKHILRDLYLDRYNNIIHVSRWFREDSQNWKGTVVYSLNRNLVSMWEFRTETESSASALFDVNNDGRDEVIIAGNNGEIIVLDSKGGFLKRFDLPDRIFMIDVIKEENTNYLVAGCKDNNLYIIDYNTGSTEYKFQTQGWIETFYIIDINKDGKQDIIVGSNDNRIYLLLQEKEIVETPEEENKSVVDKPPEVEQPKGETKNVPFEEVGILGGTLLGAIYIALRKRR